Proteins co-encoded in one Dendropsophus ebraccatus isolate aDenEbr1 chromosome 9, aDenEbr1.pat, whole genome shotgun sequence genomic window:
- the LOC138801972 gene encoding uncharacterized protein: MTGKIVPKKLAKGVDICATDKYFYIIRSDLNCYMKSTSFHSGEDLSIFKLHPACRDGDHYLGHKADLFYIIKGNSYRRVSNMNTDGDAVVYTLHPKCQGGDHYLSAYDNFYIIYQSRGVYRKTKNMHEDTDSVEYPLHAKCKDGLYYFGTTLYYYFLKPQDEWGFQYLRSTDFSKNENSESFSFHPSVISFLPGGLSITKGPAFGNWVCIKTISNDSDSPVQWEKKITKTIGYEKEKMSSLEHNWNVSATVSVESGALTAAIAKTQFSMTAEYGGSSVNTDRESWNEATQVEETVTITLQPKHKIYIWTYQLGLGKEPVLHCRDMRILNTSTPPTDNPLPPAAK, translated from the coding sequence ATGACTGGAAAAATTGTCCCAAAGAAACTGGCCAAAGGGGTGGATATCTGTGCTACCGACAAATATTTTTACATCATCAGATCCGATCTTAATTGTTACATGAAATCAACCAGCTTCCACAGTGGTGAAGATCTCTCAATCTTCAAGTTGCATCCAGCCTGTAGAGATGGAGATCATTACCTGGGTCATAAAGCTGACCTCTTCTACATAATTAAGGGGAATAGTTATCGCCGTGTGTCAAACATGAACACAGATGGTGATGCCGTGGTGTACACCTTACATCCCAAATGCCAGGGAGGAGACCACTACTTGTCAGCTTATGATAACTTTTATATCATCTATCAGAGCCGCGGTGTTTACCGTAAAACCAAGAATATGCACGAGGACACAGACAGTGTAGAATATCCTCTACACGCCAAATGTAAGGATGGACTTTACTATTTTGGCACCACTTTGTACTATTATTTTTTGAAGCCTCAAGATGAGTGGGGATTCCAATACCTAAGAAGCACTGACTTCAGTAAAAATGAGAATTCTGAGAGCTTCTCCTTCCATCCCAGTGTCATCAGCTTTCTACCAGGAGGTTTAAGCATTACCAAGGGTCCAGCTTTTGGTAACTGGGTATGTATCAAGACCATCAGTAATGATTCTGATTCTCCTGTTCAGTGGGAGAAGAAGATCACTAAGACGATTGGATATGAAAAGGAGAAGATGTCTAGTTTAGAGCATAACTGGAATGTGTCAGCTACCGTCTCAGTAGAAAGTGGTGCTCTGACGGCCGCAATTGCCAAGACTCAGTTCTCTATGACAGCTGAATATGGTGGATCCAGTGTCAACACAGACAGAGAAAGCTGGAACGAAGCTACCCAAGTTGAGGAGACTGTCACCATTACTCTGCAGCCTAAGCATAAGATATATATCTGGACCTACCAGCTTGGCCTGGGTAAAGAGCCTGTGCTGCACTGCCGAGATATGAGAATCTTAAATACATCAACCCCCCCAACTGATAACCCATTACCCCCTGCTGCAAAATAG